One Streptomyces sp. CNQ-509 DNA window includes the following coding sequences:
- a CDS encoding ATP-binding protein, translating to MPFCDVPVVGRLCDVDDAVDFVSDPGKAIGDWMAESAGELAVAAVDLAAEGVDTTTKVDLNAGWFRDNYETLLPLGLVMLVATFCAQLVRAAIRRDGQALTQAFTGTAAGVLFAVCAIAVTTVAVEVVDALSAGLLKSADMSIESAVRRTVKVQMIASVSPLGWLVSVVAGLGAALGAFLYWGVMMVRKVGILVMVTLAIFAAAGGGWEVARRWRKGWIEATATLIVSKLLMTVIFVLGISAMGRSDAKDGAAALADVMAGIVIMAMVLLAPYAVFKFVHWAADTDSESLHRAGGTGAQIARAHGEKAARKAAAAATAGAGGGAAAGSQTGAASPGGEAAGAGGFPGDIAANPTGGTGKEAQPGRNAGGTSSSGGKPSLDEALQPAPTSVSDDTSGQIGGTPGPSAPPSSGGSGTGSGWQSAPPTTSPPPQRTPPAGAHHAPADGTAEPPSPAGP from the coding sequence GTGCCGTTCTGTGACGTCCCTGTAGTGGGCAGGTTGTGCGATGTCGACGACGCGGTCGACTTCGTGTCTGACCCCGGCAAGGCGATCGGCGACTGGATGGCCGAATCCGCTGGTGAACTTGCCGTGGCGGCCGTTGACCTGGCCGCCGAGGGCGTCGATACCACCACAAAGGTCGACTTGAACGCCGGCTGGTTCCGCGACAACTACGAGACTCTTCTGCCGCTGGGCTTGGTGATGCTGGTCGCGACGTTCTGCGCGCAGCTCGTCCGCGCCGCCATCCGACGCGACGGACAGGCCCTCACCCAGGCATTCACCGGCACCGCGGCCGGGGTTCTCTTCGCGGTCTGTGCCATCGCCGTGACCACGGTCGCCGTCGAAGTGGTCGACGCCCTGTCCGCCGGCCTGCTGAAGAGCGCGGACATGAGCATCGAATCCGCCGTCCGCCGTACCGTCAAAGTGCAGATGATCGCGAGTGTTTCCCCGCTGGGCTGGCTCGTCTCGGTCGTCGCCGGACTCGGCGCCGCCCTCGGCGCGTTCTTGTACTGGGGCGTGATGATGGTCCGCAAGGTCGGCATCCTCGTCATGGTCACCCTGGCGATCTTCGCCGCCGCCGGCGGCGGCTGGGAAGTCGCGCGCCGCTGGCGCAAGGGCTGGATCGAAGCCACCGCCACCCTCATCGTCTCGAAACTGCTGATGACGGTGATCTTCGTTCTCGGGATTTCTGCCATGGGCAGGAGCGACGCCAAGGATGGTGCCGCCGCGCTCGCCGACGTCATGGCCGGCATCGTGATCATGGCGATGGTCTTGCTCGCTCCGTACGCGGTTTTCAAGTTCGTGCACTGGGCGGCCGACACCGACAGCGAGTCCCTGCACCGGGCCGGCGGTACCGGAGCCCAGATCGCCCGGGCCCACGGCGAGAAGGCCGCCCGCAAGGCCGCCGCCGCGGCCACCGCCGGCGCCGGAGGCGGCGCCGCAGCCGGAAGCCAGACGGGAGCCGCATCGCCCGGCGGTGAAGCCGCAGGCGCAGGCGGTTTCCCGGGCGACATCGCCGCCAACCCCACCGGCGGAACCGGCAAGGAAGCCCAGCCCGGCCGGAACGCGGGCGGCACGTCATCAAGCGGCGGCAAGCCGAGCCTGGACGAGGCCCTGCAGCCTGCGCCGACGAGCGTGTCCGACGACACCAGCGGCCAGATCGGCGGCACCCCCGGCCCAAGCGCTCCCCCGTCGAGCGGCGGCTCCGGGACGGGGAGCGGCTGGCAGTCCGCGCCGCCGACGACCAGCCCTCCGCCGCAGCGCACCCCGCCGGCCGGTGCACACCACGCCCCGGCCGACGGGACGGCCGAACCGCCGTCGCCGGCGGGCCCGTGA
- a CDS encoding DUF6112 family protein, with translation MPLPLADRLIHLAYDPGISPKGGGLPGLSVLKNVVNSINLFGIVAVVGALAVSLGVWAWGHHTGGHQAEANGKKGAVVAAGAALGLGAANGIVSFFSNLGSQVQ, from the coding sequence ATGCCCCTCCCCCTCGCAGATCGCTTGATCCACCTCGCCTACGACCCCGGAATCTCGCCCAAGGGCGGCGGCCTGCCCGGCCTGAGCGTGCTGAAGAACGTCGTGAACAGCATCAATCTGTTCGGCATCGTGGCCGTCGTCGGTGCCCTGGCCGTTTCGCTCGGCGTGTGGGCGTGGGGCCACCACACCGGCGGCCACCAGGCCGAGGCCAACGGGAAGAAGGGCGCCGTCGTTGCCGCCGGCGCCGCCCTCGGCCTCGGCGCCGCCAACGGCATCGTCAGCTTCTTCTCCAACCTCGGATCGCAGGTCCAATGA
- a CDS encoding C40 family peptidase has product MKALAAGLGVVFLSPFLLAGTGMMLASSSNAVRTAASADSCLTDADTAEITDQVARILDGASGKDILIEGLDLPEEQVPHAATIVATGRPLNVPAKGQVIALATAMQESRLRNLTYGDRDSLGLFQQRPSQGWGTAEQIRDPVYAAEQFYQRLLTVDGWQQMTITQAAQAVQKSAYPDAYAQWENLATALQAAITATFPTTGDDEQTAEADSSVGGTGCARGPDGSGFGPIPEGSIPNGYRIPRDADPKARAAMAWAMRQLGTLYQWGGSCTDAHGPDPMGRCDCSSLMQQAYRHAGITLTRTTYTQINEGKPVPHDQLRQFQPGDLIFSRGTAARPEHVGMYMGQGLVIEAPRTGKPVRITPLAEWTVLAVRRVL; this is encoded by the coding sequence TTGAAGGCGCTGGCCGCCGGCCTCGGCGTCGTCTTCCTCTCCCCGTTCCTCCTCGCCGGCACCGGCATGATGCTGGCCTCCTCCAGCAACGCCGTACGGACCGCCGCCTCCGCCGACAGTTGCCTGACCGATGCCGACACCGCCGAGATCACCGATCAGGTCGCCCGGATCCTCGACGGAGCGTCCGGCAAGGACATCCTCATCGAGGGCCTGGATCTGCCCGAAGAGCAGGTCCCGCACGCGGCGACAATCGTGGCCACCGGCCGCCCGCTGAACGTCCCAGCGAAGGGGCAGGTCATCGCGCTCGCGACGGCGATGCAGGAATCGCGGCTACGCAACCTCACCTACGGCGACCGCGACTCACTCGGCCTGTTCCAGCAGCGTCCGTCCCAGGGCTGGGGCACCGCGGAGCAGATCCGCGACCCGGTCTACGCCGCCGAGCAGTTCTACCAGCGCCTGCTCACCGTGGACGGCTGGCAGCAGATGACCATCACCCAGGCCGCCCAGGCCGTCCAGAAGTCCGCCTACCCCGACGCCTACGCGCAGTGGGAGAACCTGGCCACTGCCCTGCAGGCGGCCATCACCGCGACCTTCCCCACCACCGGTGACGACGAGCAGACCGCGGAGGCGGACTCCTCCGTCGGCGGCACCGGCTGCGCCAGGGGCCCGGACGGTTCCGGCTTCGGCCCCATCCCCGAGGGCAGCATCCCGAACGGTTACCGGATCCCCCGGGACGCCGATCCGAAGGCGCGCGCGGCGATGGCGTGGGCGATGCGGCAGCTCGGCACCCTCTACCAGTGGGGCGGCTCCTGCACCGACGCGCACGGCCCCGACCCGATGGGGCGCTGCGACTGCTCCAGCCTGATGCAGCAGGCGTACCGGCATGCCGGCATCACGCTCACCCGCACCACCTACACGCAGATCAACGAAGGCAAGCCGGTCCCGCACGACCAACTCCGGCAATTCCAGCCCGGTGACCTGATCTTCAGCCGCGGCACCGCCGCCCGCCCCGAACACGTGGGGATGTACATGGGCCAGGGCCTGGTCATCGAGGCCCCGCGCACCGGCAAGCCCGTGCGGATCACCCCTCTCGCCGAGTGGACCGTCCTCGCGGTACGCCGCGTCCTGTAA
- a CDS encoding site-specific DNA-methyltransferase, with translation MPFSLHQGDALTVLSGLPDDCVDSVITDPPYNSGGRTAKERTTRSAKQKYTSADAKNTLADFTGENMDQRSYGFWLTQIMTEAHRLTRTGGTGLLFTDWRQLPITTDAIQAAGWLWRGVLAWHKPRARPQKGRFTQNVEFIVWASKGAIDGSRNPVYLDGMYSGSQPSGAGRRHITQKPVSVMRELVKISPPGGTVLDFCAGSGSTGVAALLEGRDFIGVEKSPHYASIASGRLTETLRETLTQDDVVLTA, from the coding sequence TTGCCTTTTTCCCTCCACCAGGGCGACGCCCTCACCGTTCTTTCCGGTCTCCCGGACGACTGCGTCGACTCCGTCATCACCGACCCGCCGTACAACAGCGGCGGGCGGACAGCGAAGGAGCGCACGACACGCTCCGCGAAGCAGAAGTACACCTCAGCCGACGCCAAGAACACCCTCGCCGACTTCACCGGCGAGAACATGGATCAACGCTCCTACGGCTTCTGGCTGACGCAGATCATGACCGAAGCCCACCGCCTCACCCGCACCGGCGGAACCGGGCTGCTGTTCACCGACTGGCGCCAGCTCCCCATCACCACGGACGCGATCCAGGCGGCCGGATGGCTGTGGCGCGGGGTACTGGCCTGGCACAAGCCCAGAGCCCGACCGCAAAAGGGACGGTTCACCCAGAACGTCGAGTTCATCGTCTGGGCGTCGAAGGGAGCGATCGACGGCTCCCGCAACCCCGTCTACCTCGACGGCATGTACTCCGGGTCGCAGCCTTCCGGGGCAGGGCGCCGGCACATCACCCAGAAGCCGGTGTCCGTGATGCGCGAGCTGGTCAAGATCTCCCCGCCCGGGGGCACGGTCCTCGACTTCTGCGCCGGCTCCGGCTCCACCGGCGTCGCCGCCCTCCTGGAGGGCCGCGACTTCATCGGGGTGGAGAAGTCGCCGCACTACGCGTCGATCGCATCCGGCCGCCTCACCGAAACGCTCCGGGAGACCCTCACCCAGGACGACGTGGTGCTCACCGCCTGA
- a CDS encoding DUF4913 domain-containing protein, whose translation MQQSQQQAQQLDRLASAPPSGPGASPFAAFGMPGLGGPPAAPPEPRPILELDGQEREDELDALSDWVDDFLLPVYGAEVTTAAPWCLQWQEHDDVVAWLHALWLAYQQHKEPDAGLAGLFVWHRDFLTHAVAAIRAPGGPLSACMTSPDRPAHRILPGPAPSARTAASAADRARPAGADGAGS comes from the coding sequence ATGCAGCAGTCGCAGCAGCAGGCCCAGCAGCTCGACCGCCTCGCATCCGCGCCCCCGTCCGGGCCAGGCGCCTCGCCGTTCGCGGCGTTCGGTATGCCGGGGCTCGGCGGGCCTCCCGCGGCGCCGCCGGAGCCCCGCCCGATCCTCGAACTCGACGGACAGGAGCGCGAGGACGAACTCGACGCGCTCAGCGACTGGGTCGATGACTTCCTCCTCCCGGTCTACGGGGCGGAGGTCACCACGGCTGCGCCCTGGTGCCTGCAGTGGCAGGAGCACGACGATGTCGTCGCCTGGCTCCATGCCCTGTGGCTCGCCTACCAGCAGCACAAGGAACCCGACGCGGGACTGGCCGGGTTGTTCGTGTGGCACCGGGACTTCCTCACCCACGCCGTCGCGGCGATCCGGGCGCCCGGCGGTCCGCTGTCGGCATGCATGACCTCACCCGACAGGCCCGCACACCGCATCCTGCCCGGCCCCGCGCCGTCCGCGCGTACAGCAGCGAGCGCGGCGGACCGGGCCCGGCCCGCTGGCGCGGACGGGGCAGGGTCGTGA